TGGTTTCTGTTGTTGTCTTCTaatcattttcattattttatttgttgttttcgGTTATCATAGAGATTTACATAGAAGGAGACATTATATCTTATGTTTGCACTTAAAGACACATTGTCTAGTTGACACACTTTGTGTGGACGGCTGTTTTATTTTGGAAAGAAATAACTCTGCCcgtaagtaaaataatattttttaaaaaggcaACTGTAAGCTAACTAGGTTTGTGTCTGATTATAAAttctatcaaaaaaaaattctataactttatttagatggtatttttactttttgagaAATAAATTAGGAAGACcatgataaaaaaagaaatataattatttttaaaaaaaaatattagtgatgTCAAATAATGAATCGTAAGAATagagtatttaaaaaatatatttgatagtacttggaaatttttatttgatataatttaatttttgctaCTAAAATCCTTAAAATGATGGTTAAAGATTATGTGAGAGTAATATTCTATTTCCAAAATCatatacaaataatttgaaaatgaGTATCTAATAAAATTACTtcataaaattacattttaactAACTAATGTCTATGTATAAACACATTTCGAGCTGACGACATTATAACCAATCACGTCAAAACTCTCTTTAGGGCATTATAACTAATGATGTTTATGTACAATTTGACGGTTTTTAAAATcaagaaaaacataatattatgtttctataaataatttatatttcgtattttttcctttttaactcatgttattaattaaattgttatcGCGAATCATAGGAAAACAATGAATTCaagaaatatgaaaaataattacaaacttatagaaatgaataatttttctaaaaatattttatttagtattatagaaaaatatgcAATAAGAAATTTAAGATTTTCacatgtgtttattttttttataaatatgtatttattttatagtaatttactttacaaaattaatatataattatgcgATAGTGATTTTACtttctaaaatcttaaataCTTACATCTATTTAGAAATAAGATATCTATATTCATATAGTTAATTTGTTATCTGAAAAGATATCATTAAGAAAAACTGATTTTAGAAAACTGtctgtgttcaaaaaaaaaaaacagaaaactgTCTAACATTAAATCAGTTTAATAAAATTGTCACTGTGGTGACGAGAAAgtgaaacacaaaaaaatgtaaaataaagaATTCATCGGAATAAATTCATCTTACATTATTAGAAggtgatgacaaaaaaaaacattattagaaggtaaatattttaattatttttattttagataaaatctTATATGttcttataattaaaattaattagtgtTTATATGAGAAAATATAGTTTGGGGGTTATATGAATTATTCTCTTCTTGAAAAGTATATTACTATAACTGAAAATTCAAAGTAGAAAATCTTAATAATTAAGAACATAAGAAAGTGTACGACATTGTAAATGATTCAATTggcttaattattttttttttgaattatacagggATATTTTGGCCCCCACGGAAGTGGTCTaaactagtcacgtgttgccacgtGTCGGTTTCATGTCCTTGGTGATGCCGAAATATTAATTCTTCAGTGACCAGGATTCGAACCCTGGTGGCTTCACCTTATTGGGTATTTTTTCCTCAAGTTaattaccaccaggctacgagTCCCGGTTAAATAATGATTCaatttgtattttgtttattttgcttAGGTTCGGTTTAGATTTTCAAGTTTGAATATTTTCTCTAAGCTTAGGTCCAAGGTAGCTAATAACTCTTAATCCACCTTTgtgtattaaattttaaattcaaatagaAACTTATGTTGAAAATGAAATCTTATTCATAAAATAAGTTTCACATACagtaaaactataataaaaagattttcatcattttttatgttttcttaaattaaaatagttGCACGAGTCCATATCTGGTTATTTCATAATGGACAGATTTTTACACAGCCCATTAGACTTATAAAAATTCTATTCACActtgttcaatttttttctcaGCCCACTAAGATTATAAAAATTTGGTCCCAACGTGGGTAATTAGTTGGGATTTAACTTggtattttaactttatttatttataaagcaACATAACTAACTAATCATGATGTagttctaattttaaaatttaaagttacatcaaaattttaccaatcaagatgtaaatttcattttcaaagttacagcaaaaaaagaagaaacttttttttctatttattttagttcATTGTACTACATCCTTATTATTCAGGTGTTAAAagttttaaaggaaaaaaacattcGTACTTATTAGATaaacttaaaacataaattatcacttaagagaaaaagaaaaaatcaaacatcaaagAAAGAGAACCCTAACGTAGAACTTGtataagaaaaatcaaatttgtaATGAATTTGTGGCAGCAACGATTACTCTTCATAACTTTGTAAGAAAATCAACTATACCAGATTCTGACTTTAAAGCAAACTGGGAGCAGGGTGGCAACCATCAAACAACGTTAGATGAGAAGATTGAAGGACCTGAAAATGTCGAAATTGTCGATTCCAGATAATACATGGAAGGTTTTCGTGACAAGATTTCAATGAATTTATGGAATTTTCGTaggtaaaatttattattatttagatagtggttttactattattagatggtttttattataaactatttagGTTCCGGAGGTTTTAATTACATAAAAggttttttaaatattacattaaaatactataaccaaaaatatacagctataattttttttaatatattgacAACAAATAACTTACAGCTACCGTTACCATATCTATAGCAAAAAATCTATGCCAAAAATCTTCAACAACAAATTTTAAAGCTAAACTTTTGCCCAACCAATCATCCACAACATGTAATACATATAGCTTAGTTTTATAACTTTTGTTTGAAAATGGCGTCGCTTATTCAAAATCTATGAACATATATGAAAGATGCATGGCGAAAAAGTAAAGAAAGTTAAGATAAtctttatttactaaatttgcTTAAGAGTACGCATTTCACAACCCTCTCTCTGGAGGTAGGAATGCCAAAGCCTCGAAAATAAATGTACATTAATTTGTTTGTTGTCTTGGATACACACTTGTTGCTGTTCCATTTTTCTGAACTTTGGACACCAAATCATAATTGATACATGCCAGCTGACTGAGGTTCTTCATACCATAAAAAGAGCAAGTCAGAATGTTACATAACTGATTTTCTTATAAGAATACCACTTCAAAAGCTAGGGTGTACTCAAAGTCATTTGCCATAACAAAAAAGTAAATGACACACAAGTTCATAATCTATAGGAGGATTCTGCAAGTTGACAAAGCTAGCAACCTATATATAGATATCGATGACGAATGAAACTTGCAAGTGAACTTCTACGACTGTATAAAACTATGATTAATCATATGGATGACAAGGGATATTGGGAGGAAATATACAGTACCTTGTAGGAGAAGTTATCGAATGGGTTACTTTCAGAAATATTTGTTTCCAACCCCGCAGATCCGCCGCATTCATCAACCTGCATATACCATCAATATTGATCCAATTTAGGGACACTACACATCGATCTATCGAATTTAACACCAATATTTCTGAGGAGGAATGAGAGTGGATCATCAAACATTACCCCATCGTTGTGATCATTGCTGTGGCAACCACTGCTGCCACTTTCACAGGAATTTCCATTCTCACTGGTTGGAGAAGATCGCTTATCCGAAGCGTAGCGACTTTGGAAGTAACTTGTGTCAAGAGCATCTACTGTATCCGGCACATATACAGCCTAGGAAAAACACAAgcaataaatgaaaacaaattataaGGGAGTTTGCAAAGCTTACAACTTTTAAAGCAAAAGGATAAATTAGTTCACCTTCTGCTCTGGTAGAGTGTCCCAGTTTATGTCTTTAAAGAAGATGTGCTGCTTGACCTGTGTAATGATATTTGCTTCATCACTACCCAAcacttcagaaaaaaaaatggactCTTtcgagaaaaagaaaatcaatgtCACCTCAGCCGCCCCTCTAGCTCCAAGCCTCTGATGAGGATCTTCCGTTAATAACCTGGACAAAGCACAAGATACAATGTTACAGGAGAAAAAATAGTCATGTCTTCTTCTCAATTGGGTTATAAGCTGATCTTGAACCAAAGCATGATCAGAATAGGCATTTATTTTGGACCGTTATGGGAAGATACATATAgttcataaattaaaaaaaaaaacatgagaacAAAAACAGGTTTGCTTATTGATGTTTACAAATTAAGAAAGGGCTATTTTCATTATGCATATGACTAGATGTAACGAAAAGTCACTAACCGATCTATCAAATCACGGGCTTCATAGCTCATCTCCTCTGGAACACTAGGCCATGTTATTTTCCGGTTGATAATATTGTCAAATATTTGCTAGAATACAACAAAGAAGATGCAGATCAAATATCAGGAAGTTGGAGAGTGAACTAGAGATATAAAATACTGTCGCAACATATGAATTATGAAGATGTGAAATGAAAATGGTACATAGATAAAGGccaatacaaagaaaaacacgtCATTTGATGAACCTTGAACTATTTACAAGAACGATGCAATCTTAAGTCACTGACCTCAGGATTATCAGCATTGAAGGGCGGAATACCCACAATAAATTCGAACAAAATGATGCCAACAGACCACCAATCCGCAGTTGCACCTGAACAGTTTGATATGTGACCATGGTTAGTGTTTATTaggatattttatattatgagTTTTGGTAATTTTCCATTTAATCATtggttttcaagtttttttattaGGTTTAAGCGTTTTTTCTATTAAGTTCATATGATAATAATAAGTTAACTTCCAAGAGTTAACATTAATTCGTAAGAGAGCTTAGGGTTGAGAGAAAGCTTGgcttaattttaatttctatataaTTCTTGTGTGAGTAAGAGTTCATATCACAGTTATGGAAGTATATCAATCTTTACAGAGTTAGTATTTGATAAACAGAAACGAATACTTGAAACTATATATTGTCAGACAGACAGCAGAACACCAATTTGGTACGAATCTGAGTGGTCTAACTTAGTGATAAGCAATACATCCAAGTTTTCCACAAGATAAGTAGAGCTGTAATCAGTGtttcaaaaagagaaaaaaatatagctGTAATCAACTTGATATATACCACAAATTTTGTTATTCAGATTAACAATCCTAACCCAGGACTAATCATTTTAATCTCAACCcaaaaccaatttatattcaaaacaaaactgaaataaTACAGACAAGCGGACAAAAAGATTAGAAGGAAGTGTGTACCATGTCCTTTCCCCAAAAGGATTTCTGGAGCCATGTAGTCAGGAGTGCCAACCGCAGACGGCCTATCTCGCCTTTCAAAGTTATGCTCCGATGTTGAGAATTTTGGACCAGAGAGATCACCGGTGCTGTCGATGAGACCAACTTCGGAGAGCCCAAAATCTGTCAACTGCTCATATGAAACAAAAAGGTACCATAAGGTCTACAGGGAAGCACGgtactaatattatatttacagTCTGCAGAGGCTAATTCTCTCGCTGTGAGTTTTATGAGATTCAGATAACAAAGATTTTAAGCTCTAGGGCATCACATTGCATGACTCAACTAAACATTCTGAAGCCTGATAATACTCTATATAAGTTTCTAAAATGGCGCTACTAGTTACCTTAACATGACCATCATGTGCCATCAATAAATTGTCAGGTTTCAAATCACGATGCACAATACCCTCAGAGTGTAAATATTCCAAAGCTAGGACCTGACATTGAATCACAACGCCTTgataaatttcctttttaaatatgGCATATGATCTGTGAGCATTACACACTTACAACTTCGGCAATGTATACACGGGCATCAGTTTCATCCAAACAACCGATACATTTCaacattgaaaaaaaatcacCCCCATTCACGTACTCCATCACAAGATAAAGGTTTTCGCGACAAGTAAAAGAATAGAAGAATCGAAcctgatcaaaaaaaaagaagaaaaaaaagaaggctACGTTAGAAATAAGGGAATCTCTGCCGAGGATCATGCTACAAATGTTAAGAGCAGCTTACTACAAAGGGGTTGCGGACGTTGCTTAAAATATCTAGTTCAGCATGTATACGTTCAACAGCATTCTTGCGGATCATATCTGCCTTCTTCACAACCTAAGGACAATGAAAGCCCCCAGTTACAAGATTTTACAAAAGAAAGTTTGACTAATATTTTACCCAAAATAACTAAATGGGAACTAAATGAAAACCGATTTTTTTCGGATATTAAAGCTTCGTAATTTTGTTATCCGAACTGACCCAAATCCAAAACTACCTAAACCGATCTGAACCAAGAAAATTTGTCGGTTTCTAAGATCCGAAGTAATTGACCGAACCAAACTGATATCCAAAATGCCTAAGATTAAGCCTAACTGTAATACTTCAGAAGAATAACAGAAGCAAAGcgaactgaaatttaaataCCTTAATTGCAAATATGTCTCCTGTTGTTCTCTTTTTAGCCAAAAGAACTCTCCCATAAGCTCCCCTACTAATTTCTTTTATCTCCTCAAAATCATCTATGGATATGCGGTCCCGCATACGTACTGATCTGGTCCTCAAACTGCGTTGATCAACTTCATCTGCCAATAGAACATCTTCATCAATTACGGTGCTTGATAGGTCAACTTTTTCATCATCCAGAATCTCGTTCAGCTGAAGATACTTATCCCTGTATAACAAATAAAGTATTTTGCCTCAACTGATAAGAGTATACATTCATTTCCCAGGACACTTGTATTGCAAGCAATGACAGCATGGGAGAAAAggcaataatatattttaagaactCACCGTATCAACTTTTCTATGCGTATTCCAAAAGTTTCTACTGTCAGCGCATCAAAGTTTCTGCTGTCTATGGTAAGCCTCAAGTAATAAAGACAAGAAAGTAAGACCTTCATGGATTGATCATCATGTGATATGGCATTTGCTGCTCGTCTTGCAATGTTAGCAAGTGCAATCATCTGCATCATAGATTGTCCAGGGTGATTCGTCAGCCAGCATATTCAATAACAAATTAATTACTTGGAAATTATTATTATAGTGCAGTACCACGACCTACCAGTGGAATATCATCCCGGTCATGGAATGTAACCTTGCTTCCTAGTAATGATTCAAATGGATCGGGTCTAGGGGATATTTCCATAGGGCTTTCTACCGCTGTAAGACTAATGTTCTCCATGATAATGTCAAGAGTTGAAGCAACTTCCTCCAGCCGCGCGTCAACACTCACACCCTTGGTGCCATATCTATCCGACAATTCACATATTTTAGAGTGATCTTCCACGTGGGTGGTAGGAACATCCTCCTCGCATATACGacaaataattgattttttgtCATTAATAATTGACATATCATCAGTGGAAGCTACTCGATTTTCAACCACCTTAACTTGGTTATCATTCTGCTCTTTTGATACTACTAGAGAAGTTTCATAGTATGGACAAGAGAGAGGTCCTGACTGGCTACGTTGTGCGAACTCTTCCTCCTGTCCCCAACTTTCCTTAAGAAACTGAAACTGAAGTAGTCTAGTACATCTCATAAGAATAAACAGCAATCGAGTGTGAAGCTGCTTGGGAACACCCGGGGGAAGCTCATGCCATTTGACATCTAACTCTTGAAATATCTCCTCACACTGAACCCAGAACTCTCCTGAAGTAGTTTTGGTACATTTCAGCGTCAAAATCATCAAGTTTCCAATTATAACCTTCAACTCATGATGATTTTTCGCATTGTCCTTGGAAATTCTAACCAGGTCCTCAGAAAATTGTTTAAGGTCGACATTCACTTCTTCCTTTGCTTTATCAAATGTGGCCTTGATTAGATTCAATACTTCCTGCTTAATTAAAAGCGATACCGTTAGAGCATGCATTGAACAAATTTCCAAATGAAGTTAAAACATAGACAGGAGCAGCAAGACTACCTCCCAGCTGTTTGACCTATCAGGCTTCCTTAATGGAAAAGGCCTTACACCTTCCGCGTTCAACTCTTGAGAGAAACTCTTATTGTCACGGGAATAGCTTTTACTTGGAGCACTGGTCTTGTGAGGTAAGGCTTGAAAATGAGGGGGCTCTAGCTCCATTTGATTCTAAAAAGATAGATAGATGTCACAACACAAACCCCCTTTTTATGATATTAAGGACTAAGGAGAAAGGATTACGTACCTCTGGTTTGCCAGAGTCGCAAGGTGGTGATACCTTGGATTTATCTGCTTAGAATACAACAAAATCAAACTTgagaataaaatatatgaaacatCAACGGTTGCCTAAGCATCTCCACGAGATGGGCGCAAGTCACAATAATATCAACAACATGAACAAGAGAGTTTTGGGCATATGTGATCATCACAACTTATACCAGAGTCCTGACGAGTATTCAACCCCGGCAAGTCATGAGACAGTGCCACGGGAGTTGCTTCATTATTCCTAAAGCTGAAGCAAGTTTCCAGCGTCACTCGGAGGGACCTCGTCTTGATCCGATTCGAACTACCCAGGGAAGACGACAAGTAAGATCCTAAGGGAACTGAAGAGTGGACTTGATCAGACGAAAAAGCTCGTTTCCAGTGCTTCTTCGTGAACTCTTTTAAACCTGCGGCAAAGCCAAATATCCAATTAGGGCTCCGTGTCTCCTCTTTAGGATTGGATCTCCGTTTCCTTTTATCGGATTCGGATTCGCTCGCAGAATTTTCCGGACTGTTGGCGCTGTCGACCTTCTTCGAGGAACAGAAGAGCTTCTTCAGTTTCGTGAACTTCATGTCGGATTCCCCAAAACCTTATCTTACCACAAAACAAAAACTCCATTTCAGAAACACAATCTctagaagaaaaagaagatgacgTAACTGTATGAGTACAGTGTAAGAGGGAAGGCTCAAATTTTTAAAGCAAAGGTGAAAACAAGAGTCAAACCTGTTTGGACGTTTACCTTAGTCTATACGATTTAGTTGCAAATGTTTTATGGTGACGTTTAACTTAATGACGACAGGCTTCATTTTctgcatgtatatatatatgcataaaatGAGTGGAGTAGATTACACAATCACCAGATTTTCTATAGGATTAAGGACTAATGGACATCATTGTTCTTATGCAGAGTTTTGCATAAATGAGTAGATTAGATACGACATTTGTCAAATTTTCAAGAGGGTTAATCCCATAGATGAATTTTTAGTGTGGGTTTGTCAAGCTATAATTGGTTCGCAATATAAGGAATGGATTAATATTCCAAGATTTAGCACactatttctttttctatttgatttattataaaCAGCTAATTTTGGGCTTACTGTTATcactgagatttttttttttttttatttacgaTAACggtaacaataaaatataacattaaaagccctttctcaaaaatataaaaaaataaaaatataattattttaatatatatatatatataatattttaatatatatatatataatattttaatatatatatattatatatatatatatattaagagtgaatttaatatattttttggagtGATTAATTGTTGACAAAAGTATAATTTTAattgatatttaaatattttgcatACGTTGTAcgcatatttttgtttaaacttAAATTATTAATCTTGATTAATTACCTATATATTATTGCTCTTGAtcttttttagtatttataaataaatagacagttcataaatttaaatcaaagataaatatttcattgttggatgtttttagttttgttatcaCAATTTATAAAGTAGATGAACAATAAATAAACCTACATTTGAAATAAATTCGGGTTATAAAGTTATAATTTAGTGACAACAAAAGGAAAAATTATAGCTTTTATAAGATTTGGTgtgtattatttaatatatatatttatattattaaactaattaaatttgattcgatatTTCCTTGAGATTTTCAAAGTTAACGGTGATAATAAGCTTAAACATTATTTAAAGATACATTCTAAAAGGGAAGTTCTTGtagacaaaatataaattaataactgaTTATTTTGAGtgtaatgcatattttatatataaaatattaatataaactaattttaagaCATTATTACCGTTAAAGTTTTTCttatcaatttaataaataatttataatcaaactAGAGATAATAGTTTAGTTGGATTTTCTTACTTTTGTTgtcaatatttataaactaaataaatcaatataaattcAAGATAAAAGTTAATTGTTAGTGAAGTAGTACAttaatatcaaatgaaaatacattattttacaattttctaatattttattttaccagAAAATTTCCAGTAactatgtaaataataaatttataaaataatattgcAAATGACgatattaataaaaacaaacatattttaactaattaattttatacCTAAGAACATTTTAAATCCATATGAAATTTAGCTATCAGTATCAATTGCATCACTACATATTTGggtgtttttttattattttaagttcatatataagttatttaatttaattttataagtgATTCGATATGAAACTAATAAAtacattcatatatattttaatgagaAAATACATTAGGATAGCACTACAATgttttttatcacaaaataattatctaaaCAATCTTTAAGAATACttagaatttttaatttcataaaaaaaaatcaaattttttttgaagcTCTTTCTTAGAAAATGATTTCTCTTAGGAgacaaattttctttaaaaggGGGTTCGGAAAACCttcttaaatatatatgatatctTCCTTAATAAGTATAATATTCCCTATAATTTAGAAGATATTGACAAATATGTAGGATATCTTcctatatttagaaaaatattgatAAGTATGTATAATATCTTCATAAGATTTAAGAAAACTTTCATAAATGTTTATTTAATAACACATTCTTAAAAGTGTATTTAAGAAAGCtttcatgaatatatattaatgaacATCTTACtgatgtaaatatatatataataagatattcCTAAATATGTATACCATCTTCTTACAGTTTTTGGAAGACCTTCAAGGATTTCatatctaaattttataaatacattatatatttaaaaacaactTCGTAAGTTTCGAGAgatgttatatattaaaacaatattttcctgagtatacatataaatcaaattCAGAAATGTGACATATATATTTAGGAATAGCTTTGTAAATAAACATACAAGTTACATTGAAAAAGTATATTTACACATTTACGAAGATATTGCTTAATtgggaaaaaaatataaatttagaaaaaattcATATAGGTTCACGAAAGtcttcaaattttctttttaatacaTCTAATTAGAAAGTAAACCTGTGGaaacaattttgaaaaaaataaaaaaattatcttctaaattttatattttaaaattttaaatatttatgcaattttatataattaacaaataaCTACTtagaattataaataataatataactgTCATCTAaccttatagtaaaatatattttagagctgaaaaaagtaaaatatattttagagctgaaaaaagtaaaatatattttggtcatttttacTTTGGGtgctattttaaaaagtaaaagtaaaaagaGGCTATTTAGATGATTTGAAGTATTTaaattgaacaaaaataaaatttcaatgaAATAGCCTGATAAGTGACCAAGTGTTtaatttcaatttaattaaaatatatttcaaatgaaaataaCTTTACttgtgatttaaaattttaattaaatggaATTACCTAATTTGTGACTccaatatttagttatattagttaaatataatttaatttgtgatttggatatataatttcaactaaattaAATAGACTTTAAACCattgtgtgaaaaaaaaatgatgggATAATAGCCATACACAAATcgtctctccaatctctctcccTTTTTCAACTCGctactttaaaaaatgaaaaaaactcTTAAATTTGACTTCCGTATCTCAAGTCATGATGGATTTTCTTTATCTTATTCTGCAATtatatttgttgtttatttttgttttgtggatctttctatttttgtttatatttttatcgtTCATGGTAGAGGTGGGAATTTACCCGATAATCAACCCATAtacgaacccgatccgaaatccGAATCGAAATAGCAAAATACCAGAACAGATATTgatttaggagagattggatatccgaacctcAACGGGTAATATCCAAACCTGAAtcgatatccgaagataaccgatatatgtatatttacccttgtatttttagtttacatgtctcattttatttcaaatatttatattgatgttacaaatactttaagatcatataatataatatatataatgatgtTGAAAATGATTTGATACTCATTAAAAATGGAtgtcaagttttttttgtttcatttactAACAAAAGTTACATTCAAATTcaaacaatagccaaattagtgtctatttatttttgaaatattacttccaaatttattaatcattcaatctattaaaaaaagaatcagttaatcaaaatctaaatttttaaatacaag
The Raphanus sativus cultivar WK10039 chromosome 1, ASM80110v3, whole genome shotgun sequence DNA segment above includes these coding regions:
- the LOC108848339 gene encoding probable serine/threonine protein kinase IRE3 — translated: MKFTKLKKLFCSSKKVDSANSPENSASESESDKRKRRSNPKEETRSPNWIFGFAAGLKEFTKKHWKRAFSSDQVHSSVPLGSYLSSSLGSSNRIKTRSLRVTLETCFSFRNNEATPVALSHDLPGLNTRQDSDKSKVSPPCDSGKPENQMELEPPHFQALPHKTSAPSKSYSRDNKSFSQELNAEGVRPFPLRKPDRSNSWEEVLNLIKATFDKAKEEVNVDLKQFSEDLVRISKDNAKNHHELKVIIGNLMILTLKCTKTTSGEFWVQCEEIFQELDVKWHELPPGVPKQLHTRLLFILMRCTRLLQFQFLKESWGQEEEFAQRSQSGPLSCPYYETSLVVSKEQNDNQVKVVENRVASTDDMSIINDKKSIICRICEEDVPTTHVEDHSKICELSDRYGTKGVSVDARLEEVASTLDIIMENISLTAVESPMEISPRPDPFESLLGSKVTFHDRDDIPLMIALANIARRAANAISHDDQSMKVLLSCLYYLRLTIDSRNFDALTVETFGIRIEKLIRDKYLQLNEILDDEKVDLSSTVIDEDVLLADEVDQRSLRTRSVRMRDRISIDDFEEIKEISRGAYGRVLLAKKRTTGDIFAIKVVKKADMIRKNAVERIHAELDILSNVRNPFVVRFFYSFTCRENLYLVMEYVNGGDFFSMLKCIGCLDETDARVYIAEVVLALEYLHSEGIVHRDLKPDNLLMAHDGHVKLTDFGLSEVGLIDSTGDLSGPKFSTSEHNFERRDRPSAVGTPDYMAPEILLGKGHGATADWWSVGIILFEFIVGIPPFNADNPEQIFDNIINRKITWPSVPEEMSYEARDLIDRLLTEDPHQRLGARGAAEVKQHIFFKDINWDTLPEQKAVYVPDTVDALDTSYFQSRYASDKRSSPTSENGNSCESGSSGCHSNDHNDGVDECGGSAGLETNISESNPFDNFSYKNLSQLACINYDLVSKVQKNGTATSVYPRQQTN